From a single Gracilimonas sp. genomic region:
- the uvrA gene encoding excinuclease ABC subunit UvrA, whose amino-acid sequence MQHNIVVRGAREHNLKNIDIDIPRDQLVVITGLSGSGKSSLAFDTIYAEGQRRFLESLSAYARQFLGMMERPAVDFIDGLSPVISIDQKTTNRNPRSTVGTVTEIYDFLRLLYARVGIPYSYKTGNEMKKQSADQVVQAVMDMPEGTKAYCLAPVVRGRKGHYRELFEQTIKQGFVQARIDGEFKDLEDDMKLDRYKTHNIEVVVDRFVISEKSEKRIADSIRLALEMADGNVILAIKDGEETKDRLFSQKLFDPESGLAYEDPAPNLFSFNSPYGNCKECEGLGYTYDVSWDLLVPNKEQSIANGGIRFLGAPRDIFVFKQLKAILDEFGVDFETPIKDFSEDLVDLIMNGSGDKKFSVSYDFKDNSVTYKHKFEGLRNTIIDQYHNSKSNKQRDKAKAFMDKVTCPECDGGRLNKEALSYKIDGHTIHDLVQKDIQELRDTLYGINLNERQQIIGNQVLKEIRDRLDFLLNVGLNYLSLDREAQTLSGGEAQRIRLATQIGTQLVGVLYILDEPSIGLHQRDNIKLIKSLETLRDLGNSVIVVEHDRETIEHADFVADLGPGAGVNGGHIVTAGKPNELDPESSTAKFLNDEEVIEMPESRREGNDKSIKITNARGHNLKNQDLEVPLGKFICVTGVSGSGKSSLINQTLVPILSNYFYKSKTVPLTYDGIEGIDNVDKIISIDQSPIGRTPRSNPGTYTKVFDYIRRLFAELPESKIRGYDQGRFSFNVKGGRCEECGGDGVRKIEMNFLPDVYVTCETCNGKRYNRETLEIYYKGKNISDVLKMPIRDAAEFFDAQPAISRKLETLVDVGLGYLTLGQSSTTLSGGEAQRIKLARELSKVGTGDTLYVMDEPTTGLHFQDVRMLVNVVQQLVEKGNTVMVIEHNLDLIKAADWIIDLGPEGGAGGGEIIATGTPEEVAEVEKSYTGKFLKQEFERLHVIN is encoded by the coding sequence TTGCAACATAACATTGTAGTACGCGGTGCCCGCGAACACAACCTGAAAAATATTGATATCGACATCCCCCGCGACCAGCTGGTTGTAATTACCGGTCTTTCCGGTTCGGGAAAATCATCTCTGGCTTTTGATACCATTTATGCAGAAGGTCAGCGAAGATTTTTGGAATCTCTTTCTGCTTATGCCCGCCAGTTTTTAGGGATGATGGAACGCCCCGCCGTAGATTTTATCGATGGTCTCTCCCCGGTTATCTCCATCGATCAGAAAACAACCAACCGGAATCCCCGCTCTACGGTTGGTACGGTTACTGAGATTTATGATTTTCTGCGCCTGCTTTATGCCCGTGTCGGCATTCCTTATTCTTACAAAACCGGCAACGAGATGAAAAAACAGTCAGCCGACCAGGTAGTTCAGGCTGTGATGGATATGCCGGAAGGAACCAAAGCCTATTGTCTGGCTCCGGTGGTTCGCGGACGAAAAGGTCACTATAGAGAACTGTTTGAACAGACGATTAAGCAAGGTTTTGTGCAGGCCCGCATCGATGGTGAGTTCAAAGATCTGGAAGACGACATGAAACTGGATCGTTATAAAACCCATAACATCGAAGTTGTGGTTGATCGGTTTGTAATTTCTGAGAAAAGTGAAAAACGTATTGCAGACAGTATCCGACTGGCTCTCGAAATGGCCGACGGGAATGTTATCCTGGCAATCAAAGACGGTGAAGAAACTAAAGACAGACTGTTCTCCCAAAAGCTGTTCGATCCTGAAAGTGGACTGGCTTATGAAGATCCCGCACCGAACTTGTTCTCATTCAACTCTCCCTATGGAAATTGTAAAGAGTGCGAAGGACTGGGTTACACCTATGATGTAAGCTGGGATTTACTTGTTCCCAATAAAGAACAAAGCATAGCTAATGGCGGAATACGGTTTCTTGGAGCACCCCGAGATATCTTCGTATTTAAACAACTGAAAGCCATTCTGGATGAATTTGGAGTCGATTTCGAAACGCCCATCAAAGACTTTTCTGAGGATCTCGTTGATCTTATCATGAATGGAAGCGGAGATAAAAAATTCTCTGTTAGTTATGATTTCAAAGACAATTCGGTGACTTACAAACATAAGTTTGAAGGACTCCGAAACACCATTATCGACCAATATCATAACAGTAAGTCTAACAAGCAGCGTGATAAAGCCAAGGCCTTCATGGATAAGGTAACCTGTCCTGAGTGTGATGGCGGCCGGCTCAACAAGGAGGCTCTCTCCTATAAAATTGATGGGCATACTATTCACGACCTCGTTCAAAAAGATATTCAGGAACTGCGCGATACACTTTATGGAATCAATCTGAATGAGCGACAGCAGATTATTGGAAATCAGGTTTTAAAAGAAATCCGCGACCGCCTCGATTTCCTGCTAAATGTAGGCTTGAATTACCTGAGCCTTGACAGGGAAGCACAGACCCTGAGTGGTGGTGAAGCTCAGCGCATCAGGCTGGCAACCCAGATTGGAACCCAACTTGTGGGTGTGCTCTATATTCTGGATGAACCTAGTATCGGGCTTCACCAACGGGATAACATCAAGTTGATTAAATCTCTCGAAACTCTTCGTGATCTTGGCAACAGCGTGATTGTGGTTGAACACGACCGGGAAACTATTGAGCATGCTGATTTTGTGGCCGACCTGGGTCCGGGTGCAGGAGTCAACGGCGGGCATATTGTAACAGCGGGCAAACCAAACGAGCTGGATCCGGAATCAAGTACCGCAAAATTCCTGAATGATGAGGAAGTTATTGAGATGCCAGAAAGCCGCAGAGAAGGAAATGACAAATCTATCAAAATCACCAATGCACGTGGGCATAATCTAAAAAATCAGGACCTGGAAGTACCACTTGGTAAATTTATTTGCGTTACCGGCGTGAGTGGAAGTGGCAAAAGTTCACTGATCAACCAAACGCTGGTTCCCATTCTTTCCAACTACTTCTACAAATCTAAAACAGTGCCTTTGACTTATGACGGAATTGAAGGCATAGATAATGTTGACAAAATCATCTCCATTGATCAGAGTCCGATTGGACGAACTCCACGATCAAACCCGGGAACTTACACCAAGGTATTTGATTATATCCGTCGGTTATTTGCAGAACTTCCTGAATCTAAAATCAGGGGCTACGACCAGGGACGTTTTTCCTTTAATGTGAAGGGTGGCCGGTGTGAAGAATGTGGCGGAGATGGTGTCCGCAAAATCGAAATGAACTTCCTGCCTGATGTGTATGTAACCTGCGAAACTTGCAATGGAAAACGCTACAACCGGGAAACGCTCGAAATCTATTACAAGGGTAAAAACATATCTGATGTGCTAAAAATGCCTATTCGGGATGCTGCCGAATTCTTTGATGCCCAGCCTGCCATAAGCCGAAAACTGGAAACACTGGTTGACGTTGGACTTGGCTATCTCACGCTGGGTCAATCTTCCACCACCCTTTCCGGTGGAGAGGCACAGCGCATTAAGCTGGCGCGGGAGCTCTCCAAAGTGGGAACCGGAGATACGCTTTACGTGATGGATGAACCTACAACAGGGCTTCATTTTCAGGATGTTCGGATGTTGGTAAATGTAGTGCAGCAGCTTGTAGAAAAAGGAAATACCGTCATGGTGATTGAGCACAATCTGGATCTTATAAAAGCCGCCGACTGGATCATAGACCTGGGCCCGGAAGGTGGAGCCGGCGGTGGAGAGATTATTGCAACTGGTACCCCGGAAGAAGTTGCTGAAGTTGAGAAATCCTACACAGGAAAATTCCTAAAGCAGGAATTTGAACGACTACATGTGATTAATTGA
- a CDS encoding SEFIR domain-containing protein produces the protein MNKLNHLTVFIAYSHDDELHKKQALKLSNQLRTDGINCTIDQYVTDPIEGWPRWMINNIRNSDHVLLICTKKYYKKVFDDNAGKGAKWESQLIYGELYQKIEGTKKFKPIIFRDEDSQWIPEILDQKTHYQFPRDYEKLYRELTDQPIIKKPKLGSLKEFDDKQDKIEPKAAVSDGLPKNIDENDYQFFLELSSDFQPPDKKETVISNLLQIKNFPQTFYLADTNIRSLNHLWKELEKINSKSSQVFLLKDKKIYSFNDLRDTPWDKLCDPGTCDRIYTNNWLFGENSDNRNKLFELFYLALKEQLYTNYRIKYDAYLDLYYFNSIPNKDERIIKYNSLKGKDTPVTVVNKLKEKDGQKYLRHHAFETKFIKYIDKFFLEINPTYYFSIDGKKTDKFHEDKLKKIKEIDKHVAVRNQLLLWEDVLNRTVIKKEKDFFSFGNLNRYKTNKGIVDKIWRKTKPKSNIPSEQIDIFSP, from the coding sequence ATGAATAAACTCAACCATCTTACAGTTTTTATTGCTTACTCACATGATGATGAACTGCATAAGAAGCAAGCTCTAAAATTATCCAATCAATTACGTACTGATGGCATAAACTGTACTATTGATCAATATGTTACAGACCCAATAGAAGGGTGGCCGAGATGGATGATCAATAATATCAGAAATTCTGACCATGTGCTCCTAATTTGCACCAAAAAATACTATAAAAAGGTATTTGATGATAATGCCGGCAAGGGTGCTAAATGGGAAAGTCAATTAATTTATGGAGAGCTTTATCAAAAAATTGAAGGAACAAAAAAATTTAAACCAATAATATTTCGAGATGAAGATTCACAGTGGATTCCCGAAATTTTAGATCAAAAAACACATTACCAATTCCCTAGAGACTATGAAAAGCTTTATCGTGAACTAACCGACCAACCTATTATAAAAAAGCCAAAGCTAGGTTCTTTAAAAGAATTCGACGACAAACAAGATAAAATTGAACCTAAAGCAGCTGTTTCTGATGGCCTCCCAAAAAACATTGACGAGAATGACTACCAATTCTTTTTAGAGTTGAGCAGTGACTTTCAACCTCCAGATAAGAAAGAAACAGTAATTTCAAATTTACTACAAATAAAAAACTTTCCTCAGACTTTCTATTTAGCAGATACCAATATTAGAAGCTTGAATCATCTTTGGAAAGAACTGGAAAAGATTAATTCAAAAAGTAGCCAAGTTTTTTTATTAAAAGATAAGAAGATATACAGCTTTAATGATTTAAGAGATACTCCATGGGATAAATTATGTGACCCAGGAACATGCGATAGAATTTATACAAATAATTGGTTGTTCGGAGAAAACTCAGATAACAGAAATAAACTATTTGAACTTTTCTATTTGGCTCTTAAAGAGCAATTATATACGAATTATAGAATCAAATATGATGCGTATTTAGACCTCTATTATTTCAATTCGATTCCAAATAAGGATGAACGTATAATAAAGTATAACAGCCTAAAGGGAAAAGACACTCCTGTGACTGTTGTTAATAAGCTAAAAGAGAAAGACGGGCAAAAGTACTTGCGGCACCATGCTTTTGAAACAAAATTCATAAAATACATCGATAAGTTTTTTTTAGAAATAAACCCAACTTACTATTTCAGTATTGATGGCAAAAAAACTGATAAGTTTCATGAAGACAAGCTAAAGAAGATAAAAGAAATTGATAAACACGTTGCTGTAAGAAACCAATTATTATTATGGGAAGATGTCTTAAATAGAACTGTAATAAAAAAAGAAAAAGATTTCTTTAGTTTTGGAAACTTAAATCGCTACAAAACTAATAAAGGAATTGTCGATAAAATTTGGAGAAAGACAAAACCAAAATCGAATATCCCCTCTGAACAGATAGATATTTTTTCTCCATGA